From the genome of Streptomyces sp. V1I1, one region includes:
- a CDS encoding ABC transporter permease encodes MASTVSVPVGSSPWQLARAELRRRPSVKVSLVVVALFAVMAVAAPLLSALGGWSPEEFDKSAVDFYLGGQPIGPLGGVSAEHWLGVEPVTGRDLFARVVHGARISLLIAFAATAIVVIAGTVAGIAAGYFGGRTDAVLSRLMDLTMSFPSLIFMIAMMSVAKDVNRVVLMTAVIGLFGWPGIARVVRGQTLSLRHREYVDAARVAGSGPWRIIGRSILPGVAGPVIAYTTLIIPGMIATEAALSYLGVGVRPPTPSWGQMIAESVAFYDTDPMYFVIPSLCLFLTVLAFTLLGDALRDVLDPRGNRT; translated from the coding sequence ATGGCTTCCACCGTCTCCGTTCCGGTGGGGAGCAGCCCCTGGCAGCTCGCCCGCGCGGAACTGCGCCGTCGCCCCTCTGTGAAGGTCTCCCTCGTCGTGGTCGCGCTCTTCGCGGTCATGGCAGTGGCCGCCCCCCTGCTCAGCGCGCTGGGCGGCTGGTCTCCCGAGGAGTTCGACAAGTCCGCCGTCGACTTCTATCTGGGCGGACAGCCCATCGGTCCGCTCGGTGGCGTCTCGGCCGAGCACTGGCTCGGCGTCGAACCCGTCACAGGCCGGGACCTGTTCGCCCGTGTCGTGCACGGCGCCCGGATCTCCCTGCTCATCGCCTTCGCCGCCACCGCGATCGTCGTCATCGCGGGGACGGTGGCCGGGATCGCGGCCGGCTACTTCGGCGGCCGCACCGACGCTGTGCTCTCCCGCCTGATGGACCTCACCATGTCCTTCCCGTCCCTCATCTTCATGATCGCGATGATGTCCGTGGCCAAGGACGTCAACCGGGTCGTCCTGATGACCGCCGTGATCGGCCTGTTCGGCTGGCCGGGCATCGCCCGCGTCGTGCGCGGCCAGACACTCTCGCTGAGGCATCGCGAGTACGTGGACGCAGCACGCGTCGCCGGATCGGGGCCCTGGCGGATCATCGGCCGGTCCATCCTCCCGGGCGTCGCCGGGCCCGTCATCGCGTACACCACCCTGATCATCCCGGGGATGATCGCCACCGAGGCGGCCCTGAGCTACCTGGGCGTCGGCGTCCGTCCGCCCACCCCCTCCTGGGGGCAGATGATCGCCGAGAGCGTCGCCTTCTACGACACCGATCCGATGTACTTCGTCATCCCGAGCCTCTGTCTGTTCCTCACCGTGCTCGCGTTCACCCTGCTCGGCGACGCGCTGCGCGACGTCCTCGACCCGAGAGGGAACCGCACGTGA
- a CDS encoding ABC transporter permease — protein sequence MILYLGRRIVAVIGVLIAVAAVTFTIFYVLPSDPAAAACGKSCSTERLEAIRAHMGLDQPLWRQFADFVTGIFTGRTMGSGQYALHCDFPCLGYSYENSQGVWDLLMDRLPVSASLALGAAVIWLSLGLTAGVTAALRKDTLTDRALMVGAVAAASLPVYFTSVMLIYGLIRTAGLLPYPQYVEFTSDPLHWASNLLLPWLALAILYAAMYARQSRNSMIEAMAEPYIRTARAKGLPRRTVVVKHGLRAGVTPILTLFGMDLGGLLAGAVITESIFGIPGIGRLFYGALSTGDQPVILGVTLLAATFIVVANLAVDLLYAVVDPRVRY from the coding sequence GTGATCCTCTACCTCGGCCGCCGGATCGTCGCCGTCATCGGCGTTCTGATCGCCGTCGCCGCAGTCACCTTCACCATCTTCTACGTCCTGCCCTCGGACCCGGCCGCCGCGGCCTGCGGCAAGTCGTGCAGCACCGAGCGCCTGGAGGCGATCCGCGCCCACATGGGGCTGGACCAGCCGCTGTGGCGGCAGTTCGCCGACTTCGTCACCGGCATCTTCACCGGCCGCACCATGGGCAGCGGCCAGTACGCGCTGCACTGCGACTTCCCGTGCCTGGGCTACTCGTACGAGAACAGCCAAGGCGTGTGGGACCTGCTGATGGACCGGCTCCCGGTCTCCGCCTCACTCGCCCTGGGCGCCGCGGTGATCTGGCTGTCCCTCGGCCTGACCGCGGGAGTCACCGCCGCCCTGCGCAAGGACACCCTCACCGACCGCGCCCTGATGGTCGGCGCGGTCGCCGCCGCCTCCCTGCCCGTCTACTTCACCTCGGTGATGCTCATCTACGGGCTGATCCGAACGGCCGGTCTCCTCCCCTACCCGCAGTACGTGGAGTTCACCTCCGACCCCCTCCACTGGGCCTCGAACCTGCTGCTGCCCTGGCTGGCCCTGGCCATCCTGTACGCGGCCATGTACGCGCGCCAGAGCCGCAACTCGATGATCGAGGCGATGGCGGAGCCGTACATCCGCACCGCCCGCGCCAAGGGTCTGCCGCGCCGGACGGTCGTGGTCAAGCACGGGCTGCGGGCCGGCGTGACGCCCATCCTCACCCTCTTCGGGATGGACCTGGGCGGGCTGCTCGCGGGCGCGGTGATCACCGAGTCCATCTTCGGGATCCCCGGCATCGGGCGGCTCTTCTACGGAGCGCTGTCCACCGGCGATCAGCCGGTCATCCTCGGCGTCACGCTGCTCGCCGCCACCTTTATCGTCGTCGCCAACCTGGCCGTCGACCTGCTCTACGCCGTCGTCGACCCCCGAGTGAGGTACTGA
- a CDS encoding ABC transporter ATP-binding protein, producing the protein MGAPEPVLSVRDLTVTFATTRGPVRAVDGLGFEVRHGETLGIVGESGSGKSVTSLAVMGLHTGASVTGSIILGGRELTGLPERELNRLRGRKMAMIFQDPLSSLHPYYTVGEQIAEHHRVHFGSGRRTARERAVEALAEVGIPEPRRRAREYPHQFSGGMRQRVMIAMALSCEPELLIADEPTTALDVTVQAQILELIARIQQERGLAVIMITHDLGVVARVAHEVLVMYGGRAVERADVDTLFTAPDHPYTRGLLDSLPRLDDSDDEPLRAIPGSPPSLLTPAPGCAFAPRCPRLARASDQERSRCETVLPLLEGPAAHPAACHFPAYEGIAS; encoded by the coding sequence ATGGGCGCCCCCGAACCCGTGCTCTCGGTACGGGACTTGACGGTCACTTTCGCCACCACTCGCGGTCCGGTGCGGGCCGTGGACGGCCTCGGCTTCGAGGTGCGGCACGGAGAGACCCTCGGCATCGTCGGCGAGTCCGGTTCCGGCAAGTCCGTCACCTCCCTGGCGGTGATGGGCCTGCACACCGGCGCCTCGGTCACCGGCTCCATCATCCTGGGCGGCCGGGAGCTGACCGGTCTGCCGGAGCGCGAGCTGAACCGGTTGCGCGGCCGCAAGATGGCGATGATCTTCCAGGACCCGCTCTCCAGCCTCCATCCCTACTACACCGTGGGCGAACAGATAGCCGAGCACCACCGCGTGCACTTCGGCAGCGGCAGAAGGACCGCCCGTGAGCGGGCTGTGGAGGCGCTGGCCGAGGTCGGCATCCCCGAGCCGAGACGCCGGGCGCGGGAGTACCCGCACCAGTTCTCCGGCGGCATGCGCCAGCGCGTGATGATCGCGATGGCCCTGTCCTGCGAACCCGAGCTGCTGATCGCGGACGAGCCGACCACTGCCCTGGACGTCACCGTGCAGGCGCAGATCCTGGAGCTCATCGCACGGATCCAGCAGGAGCGAGGTCTGGCCGTCATCATGATCACGCACGATCTGGGTGTGGTCGCCCGCGTCGCCCACGAGGTGCTGGTGATGTACGGGGGCAGGGCTGTCGAAAGGGCCGACGTGGACACCCTGTTCACGGCACCGGACCACCCCTACACCCGCGGCCTGCTCGACTCCCTTCCCCGCCTCGACGACAGCGACGACGAACCGCTGAGAGCGATCCCCGGCAGCCCGCCGTCCCTGCTCACCCCGGCTCCCGGCTGCGCGTTCGCACCCCGCTGCCCCAGGCTCGCCCGCGCCTCCGACCAGGAGCGCTCCCGCTGCGAGACGGTGCTCCCGCTGCTCGAGGGTCCGGCCGCACATCCGGCCGCCTGCCACTTCCCCGCGTACGAAGGCATCGCCTCATGA
- a CDS encoding ABC transporter ATP-binding protein, translating to MTPTEPLLSVQNLTMTFPGRRRSAPVRAVDGITFHVAAGETLGLVGESGCGKSTTGRMIVRLLEPTTGSVTYDGRDISHLSQRELKPLRKDLQMVFQDPHSSLNPRQTVARIISDPLLVQGSPAADARKRAAELMELVGLIPEHIDRYPHEFSGGQAQRIGIARALATGPRLVVADEPVSALDVSVQAQIVNLMERLQDELGLAYLFIAHDLSVVKRVCDRVAVMYLGRIVEIGPKDQVYAAPAHPYTRALLSAVPLPDPATERSRERITLLGDPPSPASPPPGCTFHPRCLKAQEICRTEAPSLGNTVPGATRQVACHFPEAA from the coding sequence ATGACTCCCACTGAACCCCTGTTGTCTGTACAGAACTTGACGATGACGTTTCCCGGACGGCGTCGGTCCGCCCCGGTCCGGGCCGTCGACGGCATCACCTTCCACGTGGCGGCGGGCGAGACGCTGGGACTGGTCGGAGAGTCCGGCTGTGGCAAGTCCACCACCGGCCGCATGATTGTCCGGCTCCTGGAACCCACCACCGGCTCCGTCACCTACGACGGACGCGACATCAGTCACCTGTCACAGCGGGAACTGAAGCCGCTCCGCAAGGACCTGCAGATGGTCTTCCAGGACCCGCACTCCTCCCTCAACCCCCGCCAGACGGTGGCCCGGATCATCTCCGACCCGCTACTCGTACAGGGCAGTCCGGCGGCGGACGCCCGCAAGCGGGCCGCTGAGCTGATGGAGCTGGTGGGGCTCATCCCCGAGCACATCGACCGCTATCCCCACGAGTTCTCCGGCGGGCAGGCCCAGCGCATCGGCATCGCCCGCGCACTGGCCACCGGCCCCCGGCTCGTCGTCGCCGACGAGCCGGTCTCCGCCCTCGACGTCTCCGTCCAGGCCCAGATCGTCAACCTGATGGAGCGTCTCCAGGACGAACTCGGCCTGGCCTACCTCTTCATCGCCCACGACCTGTCGGTCGTCAAGCGGGTGTGCGACCGGGTCGCCGTGATGTACCTGGGCCGGATCGTCGAGATCGGCCCGAAGGACCAGGTCTACGCCGCCCCGGCCCACCCGTACACACGCGCGCTGCTGTCCGCCGTACCGCTGCCCGACCCGGCCACCGAACGGTCCCGAGAGCGGATCACCCTGCTCGGGGACCCGCCCAGCCCGGCCTCGCCCCCGCCCGGCTGCACCTTCCACCCGCGCTGCCTCAAGGCCCAGGAGATCTGCCGAACCGAGGCACCGTCACTGGGGAACACGGTGCCGGGCGCGACGCGGCAGGTGGCCTGCCACTTCCCCGAAGCGGCCTGA
- a CDS encoding M6 family metalloprotease domain-containing protein translates to MRPPHLSSTTRPALLPLLLAALLPLLLLGTPPARAATAADSVSACALRGTTGWTDEGQNTDYSVFKRPSGTIKVAMIFVDFPDAPATASPAEDAAQITPGADWLWNASYGKAWLAITQHQRWVRMPHRSTDYGYARGLSHEEHEAYVKDAVTAADPYVDFSQYDMVYAVATRNASAISFTPTYVYDPGTAGVVADGSRIKWAVTFGQDMWHWGKKLVAHETGHTFGLPDLYAFAAGDDAHRFVGGWDVMGLIGGAGPQYFAWHSWKLGWTQDSQVVCRASAGSDTVYLTAVEYGSGTKMAVIRTGPTTAYVVESRRSVQADTGVCSTGALVYGVDSSVPTGEGAIRVMDAKPTATPASGCRPLDDAPYWAGETFTDTAAGVRIDVLSADGYGETVRITKS, encoded by the coding sequence GTGAGACCCCCACATCTCTCGTCGACCACCCGGCCGGCTCTTCTGCCGCTGCTGCTCGCTGCCCTGCTCCCGCTCCTCCTCCTCGGCACCCCTCCCGCCCGGGCTGCGACGGCCGCGGACAGCGTGTCGGCCTGTGCGCTGCGCGGCACCACCGGCTGGACGGACGAAGGACAGAACACGGACTACTCCGTGTTCAAGCGCCCGTCGGGGACCATCAAGGTCGCCATGATCTTCGTGGACTTCCCGGATGCACCCGCCACCGCGTCCCCTGCCGAGGACGCGGCACAGATCACACCCGGTGCGGACTGGCTGTGGAACGCCTCGTACGGCAAGGCCTGGCTGGCCATCACCCAGCACCAGCGCTGGGTCAGGATGCCGCACCGCTCCACCGACTACGGCTACGCGCGCGGGCTGTCGCACGAGGAGCACGAGGCGTACGTCAAGGACGCGGTCACGGCGGCCGACCCGTACGTGGACTTCTCGCAGTACGACATGGTCTACGCCGTGGCGACGAGGAACGCGTCGGCGATCTCCTTCACCCCCACCTATGTGTACGACCCTGGAACAGCGGGTGTCGTTGCCGACGGCAGCCGGATCAAGTGGGCGGTGACCTTCGGCCAGGACATGTGGCACTGGGGCAAGAAGCTGGTGGCCCACGAGACCGGCCACACCTTCGGCCTGCCCGACCTGTACGCCTTCGCCGCGGGCGACGACGCCCACCGCTTCGTGGGCGGATGGGATGTGATGGGCCTGATTGGAGGAGCGGGACCGCAGTACTTCGCCTGGCACTCCTGGAAGCTCGGCTGGACCCAGGACAGTCAGGTCGTCTGCCGGGCCTCGGCAGGCAGCGACACCGTGTATCTCACCGCCGTCGAGTACGGATCCGGCACCAAGATGGCGGTCATACGCACCGGTCCCACGACCGCGTACGTCGTCGAATCGAGGCGGAGCGTCCAGGCGGACACCGGCGTCTGCTCCACCGGTGCGCTGGTCTACGGGGTCGACTCCTCCGTACCGACCGGTGAAGGGGCGATCCGGGTCATGGATGCCAAGCCGACGGCCACGCCGGCGTCGGGCTGCCGCCCGCTGGACGACGCCCCGTACTGGGCCGGCGAGACGTTCACCGACACCGCGGCCGGTGTCCGGATCGACGTACTGAGCGCCGACGGGTACGGCGAGACCGTGCGGATCACCAAGTCGTAG
- a CDS encoding LysR family transcriptional regulator yields the protein MDLEIRHLRVVCAIAEAGSLTRAAAALRMTQPGLSAQLRRIEAMLGGTLFARRQEGTVPTPFGELVIGRARAVLPGIDGLLADTARAARRMSAADRIRVGSVGAPLLGHLLLAVKALLPEAHLTARCQYSPVALLDDLAAGRLEAAVLGDHPDLELPQREGVALHAIVTEPVFVLLPATHPLAARDEVPLPELLDEDWAVPRPDGDRTREYWASVCALTDRAPFAPYEAEGRQLIEIVRAGLAVSLCQATFIEVPGVTVRPLAENPLWYRHILAWHHDGPLAACGTEVLRRVADGYLSTCSASPTYARWRERHRAAARPVAVPP from the coding sequence ATGGATCTGGAGATACGGCACCTGCGGGTGGTGTGCGCGATCGCCGAGGCGGGGAGCCTCACCCGCGCTGCCGCCGCACTCCGCATGACGCAGCCAGGACTCAGCGCCCAACTGCGCCGTATCGAAGCCATGCTGGGCGGGACCCTGTTCGCCCGGCGACAGGAGGGCACCGTCCCCACGCCCTTCGGCGAGCTCGTCATCGGGCGGGCCCGCGCCGTCCTGCCGGGCATCGACGGGCTGCTCGCCGACACGGCCCGGGCCGCCCGCCGCATGTCGGCCGCGGACCGGATCCGCGTCGGCTCGGTCGGCGCTCCGCTGCTCGGTCATCTCCTCCTGGCCGTAAAGGCGTTGCTGCCCGAAGCCCACCTGACCGCCCGCTGTCAGTACTCGCCCGTCGCTCTGCTCGACGACCTCGCCGCGGGCCGGCTGGAAGCGGCGGTGCTCGGTGACCACCCGGACCTGGAGCTGCCGCAGCGTGAGGGCGTGGCACTCCACGCGATCGTCACGGAGCCGGTCTTCGTCCTCCTGCCGGCGACCCACCCGCTTGCCGCGCGGGACGAGGTCCCGCTGCCCGAGCTTCTGGACGAGGACTGGGCGGTTCCCCGGCCCGACGGCGACCGGACCCGCGAATACTGGGCTTCCGTCTGCGCCCTGACGGACCGCGCTCCGTTCGCCCCTTACGAAGCGGAGGGGCGGCAGCTGATCGAGATCGTCAGGGCGGGCCTGGCCGTCAGCCTCTGCCAGGCCACGTTCATCGAGGTGCCCGGCGTCACGGTCCGCCCTCTGGCCGAAAACCCCTTGTGGTACCGGCACATTCTGGCCTGGCACCACGATGGCCCTCTCGCGGCCTGCGGCACCGAGGTCCTGCGCCGGGTCGCCGATGGTTACCTGTCCACCTGCTCCGCCAGCCCGACGTACGCGCGCTGGCGGGAGCGGCACCGGGCTGCAGCCCGGCCGGTGGCGGTGCCGCCCTGA
- a CDS encoding collagenase gives MRRPPTLRKLAQLLIPTVAAAGLGLTMLAPNGAAAPAGSGAPKSAPRSAPAPQPASATVLAADLAPGHAADPARSATKTSNPAQRPPLPAAQNAAQRKQAHSAAKTAADCNVSDFTSKTGAALVEQIKQSETTCINTLFSVTGEDSKALFREEQMVTVANALKDVATNYPGDNSTFTTQVVLYLRAGYYIQYNQPENVGEYGPTLKSAIQGALDAFFGSSHAFDVTEANGETLAETVTLIDSSGENAGHLDVVKRLQKDYNSSYDQFYGMVAAVNNTYTVLFRGHQLPEFVSAVQADPSVLTGLRDFAVAHDDLLGTDKSYLASNAGRELGRFLQHADLKDTVKPLVKELLDRSEITGRTAPLWVGLAEMTDEHDKENCAEYDTCDLQSRVRDAVLTVKHECGPSAKILAQALTAAELSATCDSVLKQDPVFHNIVKDNGPVKDDNNTNIEIVAFNSSTDYKTYAGVVFGIDTNNGGMYLEGDPAAEGNQPRFIAYEQPAEDGAFQIWNLNHEYTHYLDGRYDMYGDFAAGQTTPTVMWIEGFAEYVSYSYRDVTYDRAIEEAGKNTYKLSQLFGTTYDNADTTRIYQWGYLGVRYMLQSHPEDVTTLLGHYRAGEYDAAHSLLRDTIGTKYDADFADWLSKCAGGDCGQLPARSGR, from the coding sequence ATGCGCAGACCCCCCACCCTCAGGAAACTCGCCCAACTGCTGATACCTACCGTGGCCGCCGCCGGCCTGGGGCTCACCATGCTCGCCCCCAATGGCGCGGCGGCCCCGGCCGGCTCCGGGGCACCCAAGTCCGCACCGAGGTCGGCCCCCGCCCCACAGCCCGCCTCCGCCACCGTGCTTGCCGCCGATCTCGCACCCGGACACGCCGCCGACCCCGCGCGATCGGCCACGAAGACCTCGAACCCCGCGCAACGCCCTCCGCTCCCCGCGGCCCAGAACGCCGCACAGCGCAAGCAGGCCCACTCTGCGGCGAAGACCGCGGCGGACTGCAACGTCAGCGACTTCACCTCGAAGACCGGCGCTGCCCTGGTCGAGCAGATCAAGCAGTCGGAAACCACCTGCATCAACACGCTGTTCAGCGTGACCGGTGAGGACTCCAAGGCCCTCTTCCGCGAGGAACAGATGGTCACGGTGGCGAACGCACTCAAGGATGTCGCGACCAACTACCCGGGGGACAACAGCACTTTCACAACCCAGGTGGTGCTGTACCTGCGCGCCGGCTACTACATCCAGTACAACCAGCCGGAGAACGTCGGCGAATACGGCCCGACGCTGAAGAGCGCCATCCAGGGCGCTCTGGATGCCTTCTTCGGCTCGTCCCACGCCTTCGACGTCACCGAGGCCAACGGCGAAACCCTGGCCGAGACGGTCACCCTGATCGACAGCTCCGGAGAGAACGCCGGCCACCTCGACGTGGTCAAGCGTCTGCAGAAGGACTACAACTCGTCGTACGACCAGTTCTACGGGATGGTCGCGGCGGTCAACAACACCTACACCGTGCTCTTCCGCGGCCACCAGCTGCCGGAGTTCGTGTCCGCCGTGCAGGCGGACCCGAGCGTCCTCACCGGACTGCGCGACTTCGCCGTCGCCCACGACGACCTACTCGGCACCGACAAGTCCTACCTGGCCAGCAACGCCGGACGCGAACTCGGCCGCTTCCTGCAGCACGCCGACCTCAAGGACACCGTCAAGCCGCTGGTCAAGGAACTGCTCGACCGCAGCGAGATCACTGGACGCACCGCCCCGCTCTGGGTCGGCCTTGCCGAGATGACGGACGAGCACGACAAGGAGAACTGCGCCGAGTACGACACCTGCGACCTGCAGAGCCGCGTGCGTGACGCCGTGCTGACGGTCAAGCACGAATGCGGTCCGAGCGCGAAGATCCTCGCACAGGCGCTGACCGCGGCCGAACTGTCGGCCACCTGTGACAGCGTCCTCAAGCAGGACCCGGTCTTCCACAACATCGTCAAGGACAACGGTCCGGTCAAGGACGACAACAACACCAACATCGAGATCGTCGCCTTCAACTCCAGTACCGACTACAAGACCTACGCCGGTGTCGTCTTCGGCATCGACACCAACAACGGCGGCATGTACCTGGAGGGTGACCCGGCCGCTGAGGGCAACCAGCCGCGCTTCATCGCCTACGAGCAGCCGGCCGAGGACGGTGCCTTCCAGATCTGGAACCTCAACCACGAGTACACCCACTACCTCGACGGCCGCTACGACATGTACGGCGACTTCGCAGCCGGGCAGACCACCCCGACCGTGATGTGGATCGAGGGTTTCGCCGAGTACGTCTCCTACTCGTACCGCGACGTCACCTACGACAGGGCGATCGAGGAGGCGGGCAAGAACACCTACAAGCTCAGCCAGCTCTTCGGGACCACCTACGACAACGCCGATACCACCCGTATCTACCAGTGGGGCTATCTGGGCGTCCGCTACATGCTCCAGTCGCACCCCGAGGACGTGACCACCCTGCTCGGCCACTACCGCGCAGGCGAGTACGACGCGGCCCACAGCCTGCTCCGCGACACCATCGGCACCAAGTACGACGCCGACTTCGCCGACTGGCTGAGCAAGTGCGCCGGCGGCGACTGCGGCCAACTGCCGGCCCGGAGCGGCCGGTGA
- a CDS encoding transposase family protein: MGSRAQTGSVTSGAKTTPPRGLELLIAVVAADGGFQAARRPVVQERYGGVPGAGCHFGTGHQLPYSQAEMTQQGSVGGPRRTRSGSRHAAGGAGGVGERAVDAWQDGPGPGKDQFAEVGGDRTRLAAVEDGTLIRTRRRTGVDNRENFSGKHKAHGLLFLALTDETGNLIWISAARPGRSSEITTARHNKLTGHLREAGLGALADLGFVGLDDDPDDNPVVTTGRKATRTHQLTDAEREMNGLISRERAANEHGFANLKSWRVLTKVRMNARHATTLLRALLVLAITEVQR, encoded by the coding sequence GTGGGGAGCAGGGCGCAGACCGGCTCGGTGACGAGCGGGGCGAAAACCACGCCGCCCCGGGGGCTGGAGCTCCTGATCGCGGTTGTCGCCGCGGACGGCGGCTTCCAGGCGGCCCGCCGCCCGGTCGTCCAGGAGCGGTACGGGGGAGTGCCGGGAGCGGGATGTCACTTCGGTACGGGGCATCAACTCCCGTACAGCCAGGCTGAGATGACTCAGCAAGGGAGCGTCGGCGGACCCAGGCGGACGCGGTCCGGGAGCCGACACGCGGCGGGCGGCGCGGGCGGTGTCGGCGAGCGGGCCGTCGACGCCTGGCAGGATGGGCCGGGCCCGGGCAAGGACCAGTTCGCCGAAGTCGGTGGGGACCGCACCCGCCTGGCGGCAGTCGAAGACGGCACCCTCATCCGCACCCGCCGCCGCACCGGGGTGGACAACCGCGAGAACTTCTCCGGGAAACACAAGGCCCATGGCCTGCTGTTCCTCGCCCTCACCGACGAGACGGGCAACCTGATCTGGATCTCCGCGGCCCGTCCCGGACGCTCCAGTGAGATCACCACCGCCCGCCACAACAAGCTCACCGGCCATCTGCGTGAGGCCGGGCTCGGCGCCCTGGCCGACCTCGGCTTCGTCGGCCTGGACGACGACCCCGACGACAACCCGGTGGTCACCACCGGCCGCAAAGCCACCCGCACCCACCAACTGACCGACGCCGAGAGAGAGATGAACGGTCTGATCAGTCGCGAACGCGCCGCGAACGAACACGGCTTCGCGAACCTGAAGTCCTGGCGCGTCCTGACCAAGGTCCGCATGAACGCCCGCCACGCGACCACTCTCCTGCGGGCCCTGCTCGTCCTGGCGATCACCGAGGTCCAGAGGTGA
- a CDS encoding VOC family protein, translated as MSSIKQFQVTFDCAEPERLARFWCEVLGYVLPPPPEGFATWDEFKSSLPPEQQDAWFACIDPSGVGPRLYFQRVPEGKAAKNRLHLDVRVGTGLVGEERLAALEAECARLVPLGAVHVQTLYDGNDSCIPMQDIEGNEFCID; from the coding sequence ATGTCATCGATCAAACAGTTCCAAGTCACCTTCGACTGCGCGGAACCTGAGCGCCTCGCTCGTTTCTGGTGTGAGGTGTTGGGGTACGTCCTACCTCCGCCACCGGAGGGGTTTGCCACTTGGGACGAGTTCAAGAGCTCGCTGCCACCTGAGCAGCAGGACGCATGGTTTGCCTGCATTGATCCCTCAGGCGTGGGCCCGCGACTGTACTTCCAGCGCGTCCCCGAAGGGAAGGCCGCCAAGAACCGGCTGCACCTTGACGTGCGGGTCGGCACCGGACTCGTAGGTGAAGAGCGCCTCGCCGCACTTGAGGCCGAGTGCGCACGACTGGTCCCGCTCGGCGCGGTACACGTCCAAACTCTTTATGACGGCAATGATTCGTGCATCCCGATGCAGGACATCGAGGGCAACGAGTTCTGCATCGACTGA
- a CDS encoding IS110 family transposase: MEVQELSAIYCGIDWAEGHHDIALVDQDGTQVAKLRISDDSAGFHALMELLARHGDTAETPIPVAIETPRGLLVASLRATGRKIYAINPLAAARYRDRDRGSVSRAKSDAADARILANILRTDRHAHRPLPADSEAVQAVAVLARAHQDAIWDRQQMINRLRSHLREYYPAALVAFHGPGKTGLDSPRARVILAAAPTPADAANLTRSQLRALIKRTARPRCGIDTEVERLRNIFRADSLRQLPQVELALGHQAMALIQQLDAACNSVAQLAAATEEAFLAHPDAGIITSFPGLSVLSGARVLAEIGDDRERFADARAVKAYSGAAPVTRASGRSHVVVARTVKNQRLAAAGYMWAFAALRTEAPRPHYDRRRAGGERHTAALRNLFNKLLGCLYHCLQNRAHYDPDRAFAVPLDLAA; this comes from the coding sequence ATGGAGGTACAGGAGTTGAGCGCGATCTACTGCGGCATCGACTGGGCGGAAGGACACCACGACATAGCCCTTGTCGACCAGGACGGCACCCAGGTGGCCAAGCTTCGGATCAGCGATGACAGCGCCGGATTCCACGCGCTGATGGAACTACTGGCTCGGCATGGCGATACCGCAGAGACTCCGATCCCGGTTGCTATCGAGACTCCGCGCGGCCTGCTGGTTGCCAGCCTGCGGGCCACCGGTCGGAAGATCTACGCGATCAACCCCCTGGCCGCCGCCCGCTACCGCGACCGCGACCGCGGCAGCGTCTCCCGGGCCAAGTCAGACGCCGCCGACGCCCGGATCCTGGCGAACATCCTCCGCACCGATCGGCACGCCCACCGGCCCTTGCCCGCAGACAGTGAGGCCGTGCAGGCCGTTGCGGTTCTCGCCCGCGCCCACCAAGACGCGATCTGGGACCGGCAGCAGATGATCAATAGGCTCCGCTCTCACCTGCGTGAGTACTACCCGGCTGCCCTCGTGGCCTTCCACGGACCGGGCAAGACCGGACTCGACTCACCACGCGCTCGCGTGATCCTCGCCGCCGCACCCACGCCGGCTGACGCCGCCAATCTCACCCGCAGCCAGCTGCGTGCACTGATCAAGCGCACCGCCCGCCCGCGCTGCGGAATCGACACCGAGGTCGAGCGGCTCCGGAACATCTTCCGCGCGGACAGCCTTCGCCAGCTGCCGCAGGTCGAACTGGCCCTGGGACACCAAGCGATGGCTCTCATCCAGCAGCTCGATGCCGCCTGCAACAGTGTCGCCCAGCTTGCGGCAGCGACGGAGGAAGCGTTTCTCGCGCACCCGGATGCCGGCATCATCACCAGCTTCCCGGGCCTGTCAGTACTGTCCGGAGCGCGGGTCCTCGCCGAAATCGGCGACGACCGCGAACGCTTCGCGGACGCCAGAGCGGTGAAGGCATACTCCGGCGCGGCTCCCGTCACCCGGGCATCAGGCCGCAGCCACGTCGTCGTGGCCCGAACAGTCAAGAACCAGCGGCTGGCCGCCGCCGGATACATGTGGGCCTTCGCCGCCCTCCGCACCGAGGCCCCACGCCCCCACTACGACCGACGACGAGCAGGCGGGGAACGTCACACAGCCGCGCTGAGGAACCTATTCAACAAGTTGCTCGGCTGCCTCTACCACTGTCTTCAGAACCGGGCACACTACGACCCCGATCGCGCCTTCGCAGTACCTCTGGACCTTGCCGCCTAA